The following is a genomic window from Gigantopelta aegis isolate Gae_Host chromosome 5, Gae_host_genome, whole genome shotgun sequence.
tagaaaaataacgtgttgtaggtctcgacatctgcttacttctgcgttgcggcttgtttgcagttggtttgtaataaataaaatactaaactaactTGCCTGTCATACAATTTTGATCATACTCGTGAACAGTGTCGGCATCTgacaagcgaaagcgagtcagataccaaaactgttcactaaTTTCATAACAAATGGTATGACacgcaagctagtttagtattctatatatatgcaATTGAACAGATTTGAACATCAAATGTTATTCGGAATAAACAAGGGGCTGTTCAAGAATTGTCATACAATAATGTGACATAACATTTTTAACagtgtattaacatttattgatgGCTGTGTTTCGAAACGTAAACtgttcaaaatgtatttatttattatagtagtagtagtagtagtagtagtattttatcACTAAAATATTCCTTCATATATAGGAAATCGaattttgtctgtctgttctgAACATTcatattatgattatgattatgattatgattattattattactcgtAGTagtaacatttgttgttgttattgatgtcaCATAATTCTTATCTCCGTTTGCAGAAACCATATTGTTTTgtcttgaatgaatgaatgaatgaatgaatgaataaatgtttaacgacaccccagcacgaaaaatacatcggctattgggtgtcaaactatggtaatgcaaataaataaagtgatgatcaacatcaatataaaaattcaaggtttaaacaaaaacagtataaagaactgttcaaaaatacaaatacaaatatcacagaattttacggatactgaattttactctaaacttcaatttgtgctgtattggccattctcaaagagaatgttacacacctgcaccacggtgaggttacagcacgcgcaggggtatttTGTCctatgcaataaattgaatttaaGTTAATTAATGCAAATGTGATTTGTTTTCCCACGTCCCAATGGCGACCTCCCCAACTCCTGCCGGTTTAAAGCTCCCTTTTTATGACTTAAAATATAAATCATCACCCACAACGTACAATATTAAATTGCCCTGAAATGCTCCTCTGATCATCTCaggccaaatttacgaagcctgtttacAACTTGCATacgtataactacatacatttacaaatttacaggcttcgtaaattcggccccttTGTTTTAAACTTGGCGGAGCTCGGATCATTTGCCATCATCAAGATCAATCACGTTCGTTTTGGGATTGTGTGGTCCCCTAATGACAGACCTCGCCATTTAAGGGGAGCTctcactccccatcactcctGAGACTACTTTAAAGAGAGTACTGCAGAGGTCCCTTTTGGATGTGAATTTATTTCGTATTGATATGGTAAAATCTTAAATGACGCTCCAATTAATCACTCCACTCAGTTTTGTTTTTCGTGCCAgtgtgaatcaacatatgcCGATTCAAGTTTCCTTTGCtagagaaacattttgcacacacctcacaATTAAAATACTTAAAACCTGTGTGAACCAGCATATGCTGTTTTAAACCAGAATTGTGAGCGAAACATTTTGAACACACCTCACATTTGAATGGCCCATTTCCAGTGTGCATGAACATATGACTTTTCAAGTTGGAActatttttgaaacattttgcacacacctcacacTTAAAAGGCATAACACCAGTGTGAATCAACATATGTCTTTTCAAGTAAGAATtttgtgagaaacattttgcacatacctcACAATTAAAAGACTTAACACCCGTGTGAACCAgcatatgttgttttaaaatagaaCTGTGAGagaaacattttgaacagaCCTCACATTTGAGAGAACTAACTCCAGTGTGAACGAGCATATGAGTTTTCATGTTGACGTTCTGAGAGAAATATTTTGCACACACCTCGCATTTAAAACGTTTAACGCCATTGTGAATCAACATATGAGTTTTCAAGttcgtagtcttagagaaatgCTTTGCACATatatcacatttgaaattcttcACTCCAGTGTGAACCAACATATGCTGTTTCAAGGAATCATTCCGACGAAAACTCTTTCTACAAACCTCACACTTATATGGTCGTTCACCAGTGTGTGTCATCATATTTAGCTTAATATGACTATTGTGAGAGAAACACTTTAAGCACATCCCACACTGGAAAGGTTTCTGAACCAAAACATCAGGGTTGTGTTCACAATGTTTTGACGAAGCATCACGTTTGAcaaatctatcaacactttTTGGCATACTTCTTTTAAGACAGCGTAACTTCGTAGTTTTGATCGGTTCCAGAATGTCTTGTTTCGTTAGGAGCCTGTCTGACACCTACCTGGAATGAGCATTGTGAAGAGAAGAACTGAAACAGAACCAGTAACTAGATAAATCAAAGAGAAACTAACAGTTGAAAAAACATGCTCAAAAATCAGTCTTCCGTTATATCTACACAAGCTCTGTGTGTTGTGTTGATGTTTCATAATCATAATAcattatgtgttttgtttccGTTTATAACAGTTACCTTTAATGTCCATTTTGACTAAACACCAAATGATGTTCTGCAAAGCAAATTGCCATTTAAGCTATTACCATATTGCTACCATATAAATTATGGGTAAACTAATCTCAGAGCAGTGATGAGAAGGTCTGTTATAGCTAAACATTTCTATTACTCGTCATCATACTCGTCTCACACCTGTCTTGTCCATTTTAACatgttcgtgtttatatccgATTAGAGTTCTAACACACAGTCCttagcacacacctcagctatctgaactgtctgtccaggacagtgggttaatggtcaGTGACTTTACACCTGTTCATTGACAATGAGTCGCTGAAACTTGCTCTTTTCATGCgaaagtacctaccagccttaaccgGTAGCTTAACGaggatacattttgttttcacaattttgattagtgacatttctagtcaattgaaaactgattagcaattactgattaaagtttaaaattgtgtagtgatctctcaAATAGTTACTAACGTAGCGAATCGTAACACgatactgaaaaaaacaaattccctgttaaccactacaccgatGAGGCCGTAACCCATCTCGCTCAGATGTTGACAGAAAATGACAGGAAACTGAAATAACACATTCAcgctattttgttatttttaacaatttctaATATCGTATGctaaacatttattatgtatattttcGCTGCGTTTGTtttcccttttctttcttttaaaacaaaatgttaaaagtttattttgtttaaggacactaATAGTACAcatagtaatcatcggctattggatatcaaacatggggcaattctgacatacagtcttagacaggaaacctgctacatgtttttccATTCTTACTTGCCTcgggacaggacgtagctcagtagtacagcactcgcctgatgcgcgatcgatctaggatcgattcccgtcggtgggcgcaTTGACTTATTCCTCCGAaacaggtgtaacaaaggtcgtggtatgtactaacctttgctgctaatctaaaagagtagcccatgaaatggcgacagctggttttctctctcaatatctgtgtgagctccttagccatatgtccgacgccatataactgtaaataaaatgtgttgagtgttacCGACACCTTGCAGTagcagttaaataaaacattcccttccttcttaCATGCCCAAACTATTTTTTCCACTTTCCTATCAAAACGATTTGCTTTTTAAgtgaatacataaaatatactggTATAATAAGTCATATGTATGTAATACCACATAGACTCACATTAGAACAAATGTttagatatgtacatgtatgtagagtatttgcttgaaaattattaaaatgaggttaatttaaggaatttattttattagccaaataccaaatgttgtagtcacttttaataaaaatgtacaatttggtaatttggatatgtacagggtgagccctgaagATAATACATTATACCAgcttaatatgtatgttttatattattacaggataacacataccacgaccagtATTGTTGCAGTGGAAACAACGAGAAAAGCACAATGGACCCActaactgggatcgatcctagaccaaccgtgcatcaagtgagcagtttatcactaggctatgtcccgccacTTTTCTGAAATCATACAAAAGGCTATATAATGAACATTgagcatatttattatttaaattatatttagttCAATATTGGTGTGGActatgcatattttatttaaaagtatCAAATAGGAAGCATTACAAATGGCACTGGCAAATAGTGAACCGCAATTGATCGATTTGTATACAAGAAACCGGGTTGTCACAACAAAGATAGTCCGATCCCGTGTTCTATTTCGACTATCAGATATTAAAAACGACAGCATCATCTACCAATAATAAATCGATTTGCGGACAACATTAGATGATGCATACATGTTACAGAGTGAATTACGTGAACCTCAAGATACACTGgagaaatgtaattaaaattatgaaGGTAAACGTAAGAAAATTGAGCTAATATACTGAATAAACCCACTTAACAAAAATCAGGTCAACACCAATCAATCTCTCCTTAGACGGCTATTCTGAACCGTTGTCCGGACTGTTTAGTTACGATGATGTGCGGACTACGATTAGctatttctttaataatataCTCGATTATTTTTGctaatactagtatacaaaacGTGTTCTATTCAGTAATTCATTCGTTTTGTTTCGTTTCATTtcgttattatttttttttttcaccgcATTATTTTACCTTTAAACGAAACAAGGAACTAACATAAATTCCTGTGGCTAGATCTGATACACGCAGTTAACCTGTTCTATCTGACGTTTctttatctgtctctctctctctctctctctctctctctctctctctctctctctctctctctctctctctctctctccactctctctcctctctctctctctctctcctctctctctctctctctctctctctctctctctctctctctctctctctctctctctctctctctctctctctctctctctctctctctctctctgtgtgtgtgtgtgtgtgtgtgtgtgtgtttttttttccgAGGTGGGGCATCAGACTCGTAGCCACAGTGTCAAGTTGGCGGGGAGATCGTCATCGAATCAAAGGAAACTTCTGTGGAGAGCGTAGCCAGAGTTGGCTAGTGCCGAAGTCAATAAGTCAAtgcgcccaccgacgggaatcgatcctagatcgatcgcgcatcaggcgagtgctgtaccactgagttacgtcctgccccgtgGCAAGTAAGAATGCAACCGGATTGTACTGCCTAATACGTAcatcatatatgtatgtatatacaaacattgtGACAGGGCCACAAACACACTGGCTTATACAGACAccggtattctaaacaaggaaatgtaaCAGTAGTGACCAAACAAGCTGTGTTAGATGGACACATCTTACAGTGGCTGCAAACTTAGGACGCTTTAAttgaagaagaagcagaagaagaagaagatgaataTGAAGAAATCTTTTATTACAGTACGGTCACATGCtgttaaaaatcccatgcctcgactgtatTAAATCATAGTTAAAGaagactgggatccgaatccagtacctaccagcctgtagaccgatgacctaaccacgacgccaccgaggccggtcccaagGGTAAGGTACCGCACCGTAATTTCACTAAAGTGCTACGCTGATATCTATGTAGATCAGAGCGAATATAGTGTCATAAGGGGAGGGAATTCCCGAATGGCAGTTATTTGATCCAGTCCTCGGTGAAATAGCCTGCAGTAATGTAATTAGGGTTCGACTACATTTTCaagctaaaaaaaatgtatgtgcgTTAATGTGTGAGCATGCGTTTGTGTTTTAAATCTTACAATGCTttgatcaaaacaaactagtgataaacaatttatttcactACATAGTGAGGAGACTGACACAACTCAAGTGAATGGCAACCAGTAACTTACTTGACACGAGGGCGGGACgagcagtcgatctaggatcgatccccgattcttgttccagccagtgcaccacaattggtatagctgaggtcgtggcatgtgatatcctgtctgtggtttggtgcatataatatatcCTAATTGGAAAACGTAGCGGGTCTCgaacactatatgtcagaattaccaaatggttgacaagcaatagccaatgattaataaatacatcagtgtgctctggtgagttcattaaacaaaagaaacgttcACTTGGAGATATTAGATTATTGTTAAGGCCTGTTTTGAATCCACCACGTATGGGTGATACCCCCACCTGAATTTAAGAAAACCACAATTCTTTTGCTGCATTATAGAGATTTCGTAAATAGAAATTTATGTTtcaaataggaaggaaggacatgttttatttaccgacacactcaacacattttatttacggttatatggcgtcggatatatggtgaaggaccacacagatgtcgCCACTTGAAcgtttttcaattagcaacaggGATGTTTTAAacgcaccatgccacagacaggatagtacataccacgggttttgttacaccagttgtggagcactggctgcaacgagaaaaattccaatgggcacaccgatgggaatcgatcccagatcgatcgcgcatcaggcgagcgctgttcAAGTAGGATTACCGACACCTTGCAATAGTAGACACGGTGGAAACAAGTGAAGATTGGAGGGCGAGTGTAACGGGCACAGGTTTAGTTCATCAACTATGCAAGTCTACTAACAGTACACCATGCTGCTTTCTTTTGttagttaatgtttgtttgaaacccgctacagttttcaatgtgcagcaaggggtattttatatgtacgttCCCAGAGATAGGGAAGTACTGCCTTTCACCAGTCGTCGGGAATTAGGTGGGACGGGAAAATATGCAGAGAATGAGTTCACCGATGCTAATACATAAATCCTGTCCTACACACTAATTCAGTGGTGTAGTGCTTAAACCATCAGACGTAAGAATGATAggcacagggttcgcatcccagtaccggctcccacccagatcaAGTGTAACGACTTAATGGATAGATGTAAGGTCcctacaccgacgtctctctcactaaccactaaatcACAGTCTTGAACAGACAGCCGATGTTTGTGCCTAGGatggcgtgcttgaaccttagttggctATAAGCATGAACATGactataaatacaaaaaactaaatcatgggattattattttttcttgctCATTATTTggcttttaaacaaaacagtaaacTAGTATAATTTTTTTGTCTCTACATCTACATCAGTAAATATGTCTTTAAATAGATCTCACATCCAAACGTGTTTCGCGCATATTAATTATAGCTCGATGCAGTTAGCTGGAGGACGGGGAAACTGGCGCGCCATGACATGTGGTTGATGAGGAGGACGGGGCAGGGGGACTGGCGCGGGATGACAAGTGGTTGATGTGGAGGACAGGGTACTGGCGCGAGATGGCAGGTGGTTGATGTGGAGGACGGGGGACTGGCGCGGGACGGCAAGTGGTTGATGTGGAAGACGGGGGACTGGCGCGGGATGGCAGGTGGTTGATGTGGTGGACGGGGGGACTGGCAGGTGGTTGATGAGGAGGACGGGGGAGGGGGACTGGCGCGGGATGACAAGTGGTTGATGTGGAGGACAGCGTACTGGCGCGGAGTGGCAGGTGGTTGATGTggaggacgggggggggggggggggactaccGCGGGATGGAAGGTGGTTGATGTGGAGGACTGGGGGGACTGGCGCGGGATGACAGGTGGTTGATGGGgaggactggggggggggggactggcGCGGCAAGGCAAGTGGTTGATGGGGAGGACGAGGGGACTGGTGCGGGATGGCAGACGGTTGATGTGGAGGACGAGGGGATTGGCGTGGAATGGCAGGTGGTTGATGTGGAGGACGGGGGACTGGTGCGTGATGGCAGGTGGTTGACATGGAAGTGGGGTGAACGACGTGGGATGGCAGGTGGTTGATGTGGAGGATGACTAGCGCGGGATGGCAGGTGGTTATGTGgaggactgggggggggggggctggcgTGGCATGGCAGGTGGTTGATGGGGATGACGAGGGGACTGGCGCGGGATGGCAGGTGGTTGATGTGGAGGACtgggcggagggggggggggttgggggctGACGCGGAATGACAGGTAGTTGATGGGGAGGACGGGGGGGCTGGCGTGGGATGGCAGGTGGCTGTTGATGGGGGGACAGGTGGTTGATGGGGAGGACGGGGGGACTGGCGCGGGATGGCAGGTGGTTGATGTGGAGGACGGGGGACTGGTGCGGGATGGCAGGCGGTTGATGTGGAGGACGGGTGGATTAGCGTGGAATGGCAGGTGGTTGATGTGGAGGACGGGGGGACTGGTGCGGGATGGCAGGTGGTTGATGTGGAGGACGGGGGGACTGGCGCGGGATGGCAGGTGGTTGATGTGGAGGACTGGGGGAACTGGCGCGGGATGGCAGGTGGTTGATGGGGAGGATGAGGGGACTGGCGCGGGATGGCAGGTGGTTGATGTGGAGGACGGGGGACTGGCGCGGGATGGCAGGTGGTTGATGTGGAGGACGGGGGGACTGGCGTGGAATGGCAGGTGGTTGATGTGGAGGACGGGGGACTGCTGCGGGATGGCAGGTGGTTGACATGGAGGTCGGGTGGACCGACGCGGGAATGGCAGGTGGTTGATGTGGAGGACGGGTGGATTAGCGTGGAATGGCAGGCGGTTGATGTGGAGGACGGGGGGGACTGGTGCGGGATGGCAGTTGGTTGATGTGGAGGACGGGTGGATTAGCGTGGAATGGCAGGTGGTTGATGTGGAGGACGGGGGACTGGTGCGGGATGGCAGGTGGTTGATGTGGAGGACGGGTGGATTAGCGTGGAATGGCAGGTGGTTGATGTGGAGGACGGGTGGATTAGCGTGGAATGGCAGGCGTTTGATGTGGACGACGGGTGGATTAGCGTGGAATGGCAGGTGGTTGATGTGGAGGACGGGTGGATTAGCGTGGAATGGCAGGCGTTTGATGTGGAGGACGGGGGACTGGTGCGGGATGGCAGGTGGTTGATGTGGAGGACGGGTGGATTAGCGTGGAATGGCAGGCGGTTGATGTGGAGGACGGGGGACTGGCGCGGGATGGCAGGTGGTTGATGTGGAGGACGGGGGACTGGCGCGGGATGGCAGGTGGTTGATGTGGAGGACGGGTGGATTAGCGTGGAATGGCAGGCGTTTGATGTGGAGGACGGGTGGATTAGCGTGGAATGGCAGGTGTTTGATGTGGAGGACGGGGGACTGGTGCGGGATGGCAGGTGGTTGATGTGGAGGACGGGTGGACTGGCGCGGGATGGCAGGCGGTTGATGTGGAGGACGGGTGGATTAGCGTGGAATGGCAGGCGTTTGATGTGGAGGACGGGTGGATTAGCGTGGAATGGCAGGCGTTTGATGTGGAGGACGGGTGGATTAGCGTGGAATGGCAGGCGTTTGATGTGGAGGACGGGTGGATTAGCGTGGAATGGCAGGCGTTTGATGTGGAGGACGGGTGGATTAGCGTGGAATGGCAGGTGGTTGATGTGGAGGACGGGTGGATTAGCGTGGAATGGCAGGCGTTTGATGTGGAGGACGGGGGACTGGTGCGGGATGGCAGGTGGTTGATGTGGAGGACGGGTGGATTAGCGTGGAATGGCAGGTAGTTGATGTGGAGGACGGGGGACTGGTGCGGGATGGCAGGTGGTTGATGTGGAGGACGGGTGGATTAGCGTGGAATGGCAGGCGTTTGATGTGGAGGACGGGGGACTGGTGCGGGATGGCAGGTGGTTGATGTGGAGGACGGGTGGATTAGCGTGGAATGGCAGGCGTTTGATGTGGAGGACGGGTGGATTA
Proteins encoded in this region:
- the LOC121373249 gene encoding zinc finger protein 98-like; translated protein: MPKSVDRFVKRDASSKHCEHNPDVLVQKPFQCGMCLKCFSHNSHIKLNMMTHTGERPYKCEVCRKSFRRNDSLKQHMLVHTGVKNFKCDICAKHFSKTTNLKTHMLIHNGVKRFKCEVCAKYFSQNVNMKTHMLVHTGVSSLKCEVCSKCFSHSSILKQHMLVHTGVKSFNCEVCAKCFSQNSYLKRHMLIHTGVMPFKCEVCAKCFKNSSNLKSHMFMHTGNGPFKCEVCSKCFAHNSGLKQHMLVHTGFKYFNCEVCAKCFSSKGNLNRHMLIHTGTKNKTEWSD